From Triticum urartu cultivar G1812 chromosome 2, Tu2.1, whole genome shotgun sequence, a single genomic window includes:
- the LOC125534803 gene encoding protein FAR1-RELATED SEQUENCE 5-like → MDPINNIQMHMSPGGFSTPKKNTTIPLFSSSFTPECDEHLKPKVGMTFEGLEAVEKFYKAYAHQSGFGVRIGQQKKIENKVVRTKRFMCSREGFKSKDIKEINDPLRKRRKQTDTRCGCDAHIFVRLCGENTYKIDSWIEHHVHGLVSPDKRHLIRSNRRVSERAKNTLYTCHKASIGTSQAYRLLQVSEGGIPNAGCTKRDLQNYYRGLRYKIRDADAQMFVAQLARKKEVNSAFFYDFEVNDEGNLVRVFWADATSRKNYSHFGDVISFDSTYTTNQYNMIFASFTGVNHHLQSVFFGAGFLSNEKDESYIWLFQTFLKAMGGVAPRLIITDEAASIKNGIDKVLPATMHRLCMWHIMEKVPEKVGPLIREDSEFWPRFWVGG, encoded by the exons ATGGATCCAATCAATAACATTCAAATGCATATGAGCCCCGGGGGATTTAGTACGCCCAAAAAGAACACAACCATACCTCTCTTT TCTTCTTCTTTTACGCCTGAATGTGATGAGCATTTGAAGCCTAAAGTGGGTATGACATTTGAAGGACTCGAGGCCGTGGAGAAGTTCTACAAGGCATATGCACATCAATCAGGTTTTGGCGTTCGTATCGGACAGCAGAAAAAGATTGAGAATAAGGTGGTCCGGACTAAGCGTTTCATGTGTAGTAGAGAAGGATTCAAGTCAAAAGATATTAAGGAGATTAATGACCCCTTGAGGAAAAGACGTAAGCAGACAGACACGCGATGCGGTTGTGATGCTCATATATTTGTTAGACTTTGTGGGGAGAACACCTACAAGATAGACTCATGGATTGAGCATCATGTTCATGGTCTTGTATCACCTGATAAGCGTCATTTGATCAGATCCAATCGTAGAGTTAGTGAGAGGGCAAAGAATACTTTATACACATGTCATAAGGCAAGCATTGGAACCTCCCAGGCATACAGGCTCCTGCAAGTTAGCGAGGGTGGAATTCCGAATGCTGGGTGCACAAAGAGGGACTTGCAAAATTACTATCGCGGACTCAGGTATAAAATCAGAGACGCGGATGCTCAAATGTTTGTGGCCCAATTAGCTAGAAAGAAGGAAGTGAATTCAGCATTTTTCTATGATTTTGAGGTGAATGATGAGGGGAACCTGGTGCGTGTGTTCTGGGCGGATGCCACAAGCAGGAAGAACTATAGTCACTTTGGTGATGTGATATCCTTCGATTCTACATACACCACTAATCAGTACAACATGATATTTGCATCATTTACAGGGGTTAATCATCACTTACAAAGTGTCTTTTTTGGTGCTGGATTCTTATCAAATGAGAAGGATGAGTCATACATTTGGTTATTTCAGACCTTCCTAAAAGCAATGGGAGGGGTAGCACCTAGACTCATCATAACTGATGAAGCTGCTAGCATCAAGAATGGTATTGACAAAGTTCTTCCAGCCACTATGCATAGGTTATGCATGTGGCATATAATGGAAAAGGTGCCTGAAAAAGTTGGACCTTTGATTAGGGAAGATTCTGAATTTTGGCCGAG ATTTTGGGTTGGAGGATAA
- the LOC125540758 gene encoding protein FAR1-RELATED SEQUENCE 5-like — translation MDISLAGLLRTTSRSESANSFFNRFIHRRLAFVEFWLRFDTALECQREEELMADNRSMHTTPQLFTPWTMEKQGSEVFTYEVFEKFQLQVIAARDHCCVQGITQGVGLKTVTLRGRSGKVREVSYDTTTMIANCPCKLFESIGIPCRHIIQVLRIENQNELPNYYIMKRWQKRCKRENVYDEQGNLLEEKPTDSLDAATRKKISTVRDKMEELIQKAKHSNEGMDFLTSSVLSIEAPLDQMVPAATQNTRQDEYEAFIGCNIPTEVDIHPPTDVRTVGRCKRIKSGKEIKEGDRKRKDKEAKLKVARLCKTCKQMVFHDSRNCPSKTIQGKRSLIAEDVQPNGAS, via the exons ATGGATATATCTCTTGCGGGCTTGCTCCGAACCACTTCAAGGTCAGAAAGTGCAAATTCTTTTTTCAACCGTTTCattcatcgtaggcttgctttTGTTGAGTTCTGGCTTAGGTTCGACACAGCTTTAGAATGCCAACGTGAGGAAGAATTAATGGCAGACAACAGAAGCATGCATACCACCCCACAACTATTTACGCCATGGACAATGGAGAAACAAGGTAGTGAGGTATTCACATATGAGGTATTCGAGAAATTTCAGCTACAAGTTATTGCTGCTAGAGATCATTGTTGTGTTCAGGGTATTACACAAGGTGTGGGGTTAAAAACGGTGACCCTGAGAGGTCGATCTGGTAAGGTTAGGGAGGTCTCCTATGACACTACAACCATGATAGCAAATTGTCCGTGCAAGTTATTTGAGTCAATCGGTATTCCATGTCGACATATTATCCAAGTGTTGAGGATTGAGAACCAAAATGAACTTCCCAACTATTACATTATGAAAAGATGGCAGAAACGGTGCAAGAG GGAGAATGTTTATGATGAACAGGGGAACCTACTAGAAGAAAAGCCCACAGATTCACTAGATGCAGCCACGAGAAAGAAGATTTCGACTGTACGTGATAAGATGGAAGAGTTGATTCAAAAGGCAAAGCACTCAAATGAAGGCATGGACTTCTTAACATCAAGTGTGTTGAGCATTGAGGCGCCTTTAGACCAAATGGTCCCTGCAGCCACACAGAACACTAGGCAAGACGAATATGAGGCTTTTATTGGTTGTAATATTCCTACAGAAGTTGATATACATCCACCAACTGATGTTCGTACCGTGGGGAGATGCAAAAGAATAAAGAGTGGAAAGGAGATCAAGGAGGGTGATAGGAAAAGGAAGGACAAAGAAGCGAAGTTAAAGGTTGCACGCTTGTGCAAGACATGCAAGCAAATGGTGTTTCATGATAGTCGCAATTGTCCAAGCAAAACTATTCAAGGGAAAAGGAGCTTGATTGCGGAAGATGTGCAACCAAATGGTGCTTCCTGA